A window of the Thermus thermamylovorans genome harbors these coding sequences:
- the bshA gene encoding N-acetyl-alpha-D-glucosaminyl L-malate synthase BshA, translating to MRGLRLGLVAYPGLGGSGIVATELADRLARMGHRVHLFATERPFRLPPGSPVRYVPVDLPFYPVFPGPLYTLSLAGVLEREAARLGLELVHTHYAIPHAAAAYLAFGEGFPLVHTLHGTDVSLLGMDPAFHGPTKRALRAARATTAVSRALAREAERAFGVRPAVIHNAVDPERFRPRPERKGLYAEEGEWLLLHASNFRPIKRVPDIVRAFAKVRRKVEARLLLLGKGPEEGEARRVAEELGVLPFVTFHPPTPRPEEVLGAADLFLLASEEESFGQAALEALASGVPVVATAVGGVPELVTPEVGRLVELGDLEGYAEAILELLASPDLPGLRRRARAYAVAEFHPERITGQYLGVYEEALG from the coding sequence GTGAGGGGGCTCAGGCTCGGCCTGGTGGCTTACCCCGGCCTGGGGGGTAGCGGCATCGTGGCCACGGAGCTGGCGGACCGCCTGGCCCGGATGGGCCACCGGGTCCACCTCTTCGCCACGGAAAGGCCTTTCCGCCTGCCCCCGGGGAGCCCGGTCCGGTACGTGCCCGTGGACCTGCCCTTCTACCCCGTCTTCCCCGGGCCCCTGTACACCCTCTCCCTGGCAGGGGTCCTGGAGCGGGAGGCGGCGCGGCTCGGGCTGGAGCTGGTCCACACCCACTACGCCATCCCCCATGCCGCCGCCGCCTACCTGGCCTTTGGGGAGGGGTTCCCCCTGGTCCACACCCTTCACGGCACCGACGTTTCCCTTCTGGGCATGGACCCCGCCTTCCACGGCCCCACCAAAAGGGCCCTGCGGGCGGCCCGGGCCACCACCGCGGTGAGCCGGGCCCTGGCCAGGGAGGCGGAGCGGGCCTTCGGGGTGAGGCCCGCGGTCATCCACAACGCCGTGGACCCGGAGCGCTTCCGCCCCCGGCCTGAGCGCAAGGGGCTTTACGCGGAGGAGGGGGAGTGGCTTTTGCTACACGCCTCCAACTTCCGCCCCATCAAGCGGGTGCCGGACATCGTGCGGGCCTTCGCCAAGGTGCGGCGCAAGGTGGAGGCCCGCCTCCTCCTCCTGGGCAAGGGGCCCGAGGAGGGGGAGGCCAGAAGGGTGGCGGAGGAGCTCGGGGTCTTGCCCTTCGTCACCTTCCACCCCCCTACCCCCCGGCCGGAGGAGGTCCTGGGAGCGGCGGACCTCTTCCTCCTGGCCTCGGAGGAGGAGTCCTTCGGCCAGGCGGCCCTGGAGGCCCTGGCCAGCGGGGTACCGGTGGTGGCCACCGCCGTGGGGGGGGTGCCGGAGCTGGTGACCCCCGAGGTGGGCCGCCTGGTGGAGCTCGGAGACCTGGAGGGCTACGCGGAGGCCATCCTGGAGCTTCTGGCAAGCCCGGACCTCCCCGGGCTGCGGCGGCGGGCCCGGGCCTACGCGGTGGCGGAGTTCCACCCCGAGCGGATCACGGGCCAGTACCTGGGGGTGTACGAGGAGGCCCTGGGCTGA